A DNA window from Shewanella baltica contains the following coding sequences:
- the sugE gene encoding quaternary ammonium compound efflux SMR transporter SugE produces MSWFLLVLAGLFEIGWAIGLKYTEGFTRLWPSIFTVASMAVSVLLLGLAVKQLPIGTAYGVWVGIGAMGTAIAGIILLGEGVSLLKIASLILILLGVLGLKLAN; encoded by the coding sequence ATGAGTTGGTTCTTATTAGTCCTTGCGGGTTTATTCGAAATTGGTTGGGCCATAGGGCTTAAATATACCGAAGGTTTTACACGTTTGTGGCCAAGTATCTTTACAGTGGCGTCGATGGCCGTGAGTGTGTTGCTACTAGGACTCGCGGTTAAGCAACTGCCTATCGGTACGGCTTACGGCGTGTGGGTCGGCATTGGCGCTATGGGCACCGCTATCGCGGGAATTATCCTGTTAGGAGAAGGAGTTAGCTTACTTAAGATTGCCAGTTTGATACTGATATTACTGGGCGTTTTAGGGCTTAAACTCGCAAACTAA
- the gndA gene encoding NADP-dependent phosphogluconate dehydrogenase, which yields MQNHSNLNDIGVIGLGVMGKNLALNIADNQYHVSAFDLDPVKVNGVIQQEKQERAGLEPRILGCANLTEMLASLTKPRILVLSVPAGAPVDGVCSALISAGIESDDIVIDTGNSLWTDTVEREARYKGQFVFFSSAVSGGEVGARFGPSLMPSGDIDAWHHVAPIWKAIAAKVDSSTGLPIERFEPGNPVTEGEPCTTYIGPAGSGHYVKMVHNGIEYADMQLICEAYQMLHDGLGMSAAEVGDVFERWNKGSLNSYLMGISAEVLKQADPLTGKPLVEMILDKAGQKGTGLWTAVSSLQIGCPAPTIAEAVYARAVSTQKSLRLQLSQKLAGPNAPAIDEAQKAQLIEALESALYCAKVCCYAQGFQLMAMTAHEQKWQLDFAEIAKIWRAGCIIRATFLQSITQAYEDNAELSNLLMADSFASALSEKQGLWRTAVATAVMQGIPAPCISSALAYYDSYRCETLPANLLQGQRDFFGSHTFERIDTPAGEKYHLDWSAKERTLAKV from the coding sequence ATGCAAAACCACAGCAATCTTAATGATATCGGCGTAATTGGCCTTGGCGTTATGGGTAAAAACCTAGCGCTAAACATCGCGGATAACCAATATCACGTCAGCGCATTTGACCTCGATCCTGTTAAAGTTAATGGTGTTATACAGCAAGAAAAACAGGAACGCGCTGGACTCGAACCTCGCATTCTTGGCTGTGCTAATCTTACCGAAATGTTAGCCAGTCTCACAAAACCCCGCATTCTTGTGCTTTCTGTTCCCGCGGGCGCACCCGTCGATGGTGTCTGTAGTGCTTTGATTTCTGCCGGAATTGAGTCCGATGATATCGTTATCGATACCGGTAACAGCCTATGGACTGACACTGTTGAGCGTGAAGCGCGCTACAAAGGTCAGTTTGTATTTTTCAGTTCTGCGGTTTCGGGCGGTGAAGTCGGTGCGCGTTTCGGTCCATCACTTATGCCAAGCGGCGATATCGATGCATGGCATCACGTGGCACCTATTTGGAAAGCTATTGCCGCTAAGGTTGATTCAAGTACAGGTTTACCCATAGAGCGCTTCGAACCGGGTAATCCAGTGACAGAAGGCGAGCCATGCACGACTTATATTGGTCCTGCGGGTTCTGGCCATTACGTGAAGATGGTGCATAACGGTATTGAATACGCAGATATGCAGTTGATTTGCGAAGCCTATCAAATGCTGCATGACGGTTTAGGCATGAGCGCTGCAGAAGTGGGCGATGTGTTTGAACGCTGGAACAAAGGTAGCTTAAACAGCTATTTGATGGGGATCAGTGCCGAAGTCTTAAAACAGGCCGATCCATTAACGGGTAAACCGTTGGTGGAAATGATCTTAGATAAAGCGGGCCAAAAAGGCACGGGTTTGTGGACGGCCGTAAGCAGTTTACAAATTGGTTGTCCGGCACCGACGATTGCTGAAGCTGTATATGCTCGCGCCGTAAGTACCCAAAAATCCTTACGTTTACAACTTAGCCAGAAATTGGCTGGGCCAAATGCACCTGCTATCGATGAGGCGCAAAAAGCGCAGTTGATTGAAGCCCTTGAAAGTGCGTTATATTGCGCGAAAGTGTGTTGTTACGCGCAAGGCTTCCAGTTGATGGCAATGACGGCCCATGAACAAAAATGGCAGTTAGACTTTGCTGAAATTGCAAAAATTTGGCGTGCGGGTTGTATTATTCGCGCCACTTTCCTGCAATCAATCACTCAAGCCTATGAAGACAATGCCGAGCTTAGCAATCTGTTAATGGCCGACAGTTTTGCGTCTGCCTTATCTGAAAAGCAAGGCCTATGGCGCACTGCGGTAGCAACCGCGGTAATGCAAGGCATTCCTGCTCCCTGTATTAGTTCAGCTTTGGCTTACTACGACAGTTACCGCTGCGAAACATTACCAGCGAACTTGCTCCAAGGTCAGCGCGACTTTTTCGGATCACACACCTTTGAGCGTATCGATACACCAGCTGGCGAGAAATATCACTTAGATTGGAGCGCCAAAGAGCGCACCTTAGCTAAGGTTTAA
- a CDS encoding LysR family transcriptional regulator has protein sequence MTLDQLLMFKTVAEAGSLKAASDKLHKTQPAISQSIKQLESQLDLILFNREGYRLAITEQGRKLLQHTQRVLNEAQEMKQVAKHLAKGNEASITLAFEASFNLARILPILELTQNEFPYTQIILKQEFLTGALEALNQDKAEIIISAGGIEPIRSSHLELAYLFSGSLLDVAAPRMLERHPTLSYARELVNEYQIVIQDTGSGTANIEFGVQAGQRRWYVNDFYTKKMLIQSGMGWGKLPHYMIEDSLKQGVLIALDLRERQNNIQLDYYVMRKPHSPLGPVAQALWQKLIAFSSELNA, from the coding sequence GTGACCTTAGACCAACTGCTGATGTTTAAAACCGTGGCTGAGGCGGGCTCACTCAAAGCCGCCAGTGACAAGCTACATAAAACCCAACCCGCCATTAGTCAAAGTATCAAACAGTTAGAATCTCAACTCGATCTCATCTTATTTAACCGTGAAGGTTATCGACTCGCCATCACAGAGCAAGGCCGAAAACTGCTGCAACATACCCAGCGGGTGCTGAATGAAGCGCAGGAAATGAAACAAGTGGCGAAACATTTAGCCAAAGGCAACGAAGCGAGTATCACCTTAGCTTTTGAAGCTTCTTTCAATCTCGCTCGAATTCTACCGATTTTAGAACTGACTCAAAATGAGTTCCCCTATACTCAAATCATTCTCAAACAAGAATTTTTAACCGGTGCACTCGAAGCGTTGAATCAAGATAAAGCCGAAATCATCATCTCAGCTGGCGGAATTGAGCCTATACGTTCGAGCCATTTAGAATTAGCCTATCTATTTTCCGGTAGCCTGCTCGATGTCGCTGCGCCGCGCATGCTTGAGCGCCATCCGACACTGAGCTACGCACGAGAGCTCGTTAACGAATACCAAATCGTGATCCAAGATACGGGCTCAGGCACTGCGAATATTGAGTTTGGGGTACAGGCGGGGCAACGACGTTGGTATGTTAATGATTTTTATACCAAGAAAATGCTTATTCAAAGTGGCATGGGCTGGGGCAAACTGCCGCACTATATGATTGAAGATTCACTCAAACAAGGTGTATTGATTGCATTGGATCTACGCGAAAGACAAAACAACATTCAACTCGATTACTATGTGATGCGAAAACCCCACTCACCTTTGGGCCCTGTCGCACAAGCACTCTGGCAAAAGCTGATCGCCTTTTCATCTGAACTGAATGCTTAG
- a CDS encoding DoxX family protein, with amino-acid sequence MRFSNLCGAKGSSINGLVAEADTQKLFLCANTLNRAAATVTLAMSIVFFISGFAKLFGVPMFHVPFTLMNLPTGFGYFIGLMEVIGALGLCLRDYRVLSASGLLAIMMGAIYFHFNYEAAINALPALSLSAGLFLIIKLDEIIERLVQFQRQLALSRSAF; translated from the coding sequence ATGCGATTTTCAAACTTATGTGGTGCTAAGGGCTCAAGTATCAATGGCTTAGTTGCTGAGGCCGATACGCAGAAGCTATTCCTTTGTGCCAATACACTCAATCGCGCCGCCGCAACCGTTACACTGGCGATGAGCATAGTGTTTTTTATCTCAGGATTTGCCAAGTTATTTGGCGTGCCTATGTTCCATGTTCCGTTTACTCTGATGAATCTTCCCACCGGATTTGGCTATTTTATTGGTTTGATGGAAGTGATTGGCGCTCTTGGATTGTGTCTACGTGACTACCGAGTGCTATCGGCGAGCGGTTTGCTGGCGATTATGATGGGGGCGATTTATTTCCACTTTAACTATGAAGCGGCGATTAATGCACTGCCTGCATTGAGTTTATCGGCTGGACTTTTTCTGATTATCAAACTGGATGAAATTATTGAGCGTTTAGTGCAATTTCAGCGGCAGTTGGCGCTAAGTCGCTCCGCATTTTAA
- a CDS encoding DODA-type extradiol aromatic ring-opening family dioxygenase: MMQVNASRMPVLFVPHGGGPMPLLNDANHKELRTFLTSVTAPIETPKAIVLITAHWEESVVTLSSSPKPGILYDYYGFPPEAYQLTYPASGQPELAAQIANMLADKGIAARLDSERAFDHGTFVPLKLMYPEANIPVVQMSLVHSLDPETHIAIGEALAPLRDQGVLIVGSGMSFHNMRAFFSSDPTVQSRSAEFDYWLTQTLTASVNTAEAKTALTHWQAAPEARFSHPREEHLLPLHVCFGAGHSDSSQALCNFNGILLNTLISGYIWQ; encoded by the coding sequence ATGATGCAAGTTAACGCGAGTCGTATGCCTGTGCTATTTGTGCCCCACGGTGGTGGCCCAATGCCTTTGCTAAATGATGCCAATCATAAAGAGTTGCGTACTTTTTTAACCTCAGTGACCGCGCCCATTGAAACCCCTAAGGCGATTGTGCTGATCACCGCCCATTGGGAAGAATCTGTGGTGACCTTGTCGAGTAGCCCTAAGCCCGGTATTTTATATGACTACTATGGTTTTCCACCCGAAGCGTATCAGCTGACGTATCCTGCATCGGGTCAGCCAGAATTAGCGGCACAGATTGCGAATATGCTCGCGGATAAAGGTATCGCCGCCCGCTTAGATAGCGAGCGAGCATTTGATCACGGCACCTTTGTACCACTTAAGTTGATGTATCCCGAGGCGAATATTCCAGTAGTGCAAATGTCGTTAGTCCACAGTCTCGATCCTGAAACCCATATAGCTATTGGCGAAGCTTTAGCGCCGCTTCGGGATCAAGGGGTGTTGATCGTGGGCTCAGGGATGTCGTTTCACAATATGCGGGCGTTTTTCTCAAGCGATCCCACGGTCCAAAGTCGCAGCGCAGAGTTTGACTATTGGCTGACGCAAACATTAACCGCAAGCGTGAACACTGCCGAGGCCAAAACAGCATTGACTCACTGGCAAGCGGCTCCTGAGGCGCGGTTTAGTCATCCGCGTGAAGAACATTTATTGCCACTTCATGTGTGTTTCGGCGCTGGTCACAGTGATTCATCCCAAGCGCTATGTAACTTTAACGGCATTTTGCTAAATACTCTGATCTCAGGCTATATCTGGCAATAA
- a CDS encoding 1,4-dihydroxy-2-naphthoate polyprenyltransferase — MNPWILAIRPRTLPAAIGPLLIGNILALHLGSYSWLIAATSMLCAVLLQIAVNLANDYFDFKNGIDTAERLGPVRVTQSGLISPTSVRNAMIFCLLMALAVGSYLIWHGGWPIAILAAAAILGALGYSGGPYPLASHGLGEVAAFIFFGLVAVVGSYYLQAGDTTINAWLLGCAIGLFNAAIMLVNNTRDIRTDTQAGKHTLAVRIGEAQSKVLYQALIYLPFGLVIAGFLLGILPGLPVLLAGLSLLIARKLSSDFYAVSGEALNPLLGRTAKLTMIFSTLFSVGLVFTA; from the coding sequence ATGAATCCTTGGATTTTAGCTATAAGACCCCGTACGCTACCCGCGGCCATAGGTCCCCTATTGATAGGCAATATTCTCGCCCTGCATCTTGGGAGTTACAGCTGGTTAATCGCTGCCACTTCTATGCTGTGCGCTGTGCTATTACAAATTGCCGTCAATCTCGCTAACGACTATTTTGACTTTAAAAACGGCATAGACACAGCCGAACGCTTAGGACCCGTTCGCGTGACACAAAGTGGTTTAATTTCACCAACGAGCGTCCGCAATGCCATGATATTTTGCCTATTAATGGCGCTTGCAGTGGGTTCCTATTTAATTTGGCACGGAGGCTGGCCTATCGCGATTCTCGCCGCGGCCGCCATTTTAGGTGCACTCGGTTATAGTGGTGGCCCCTATCCCCTCGCTTCCCATGGGCTGGGCGAAGTCGCGGCCTTTATCTTTTTTGGATTGGTCGCCGTCGTGGGGAGTTATTATCTGCAGGCGGGCGATACCACAATCAATGCTTGGTTATTAGGCTGCGCCATTGGGCTGTTCAATGCGGCTATCATGCTGGTGAATAACACCCGCGATATTCGTACCGACACCCAAGCTGGCAAACACACTCTGGCAGTACGTATCGGCGAAGCACAATCAAAAGTGTTATATCAAGCGCTGATTTACCTGCCCTTCGGCTTAGTGATTGCAGGCTTTCTACTGGGTATTTTACCTGGGTTACCAGTATTGCTCGCGGGGTTGTCACTGCTTATCGCCCGTAAACTCAGCAGCGATTTCTATGCGGTGTCTGGTGAAGCGTTAAATCCGTTACTCGGCCGCACGGCTAAGTTAACCATGATATTCAGTACCTTGTTTAGCGTGGGTTTAGTGTTTACCGCATAA
- a CDS encoding SDR family NAD(P)-dependent oxidoreductase codes for MRFDNKVALVTGAGAGLGRAYAIMLAERGAKVVLVDQPLSSSESISTYGAQTIPANLALMQTYCSIIKLGGDCLYFVLDVSQRGEVNRMVEEVILRWHRIDILINNAGVYGACPFEHIKLEQWQRQLDVDLNGSFYLTQAVWPYMQQQDYGRIMMTTGASALFGDLHQVGFSASKMALVGMVNCLSIEGEIHNIRVNSLCPQAVTAMTAKHLASAIQPLFSFESLTATTAFLVSEQAPNGQHLLAGAGSVSHGMFVEFQPMYFNEGLFTPDNLAQQWPQLYQSFPVTLHSSGEDKVLSWSQLSALEHHIKID; via the coding sequence ATGCGTTTCGATAATAAGGTGGCGTTAGTCACTGGGGCGGGAGCAGGGCTAGGTCGAGCCTATGCCATCATGTTGGCTGAGCGGGGCGCGAAGGTGGTGCTCGTTGATCAGCCGTTATCGTCATCCGAGTCTATTTCTACCTATGGTGCTCAAACAATTCCGGCCAACTTAGCATTGATGCAAACCTACTGCAGCATTATTAAACTCGGCGGTGACTGTCTCTACTTTGTGCTTGATGTTAGCCAGCGGGGTGAAGTAAACCGCATGGTCGAAGAAGTGATCCTACGTTGGCATCGCATTGATATCTTGATTAATAACGCGGGGGTCTACGGTGCTTGTCCGTTCGAGCACATTAAGCTTGAGCAGTGGCAACGGCAATTGGATGTCGATCTCAATGGCAGTTTTTATCTGACGCAAGCCGTTTGGCCCTATATGCAACAACAGGATTATGGTCGGATCATGATGACGACGGGGGCTTCGGCCTTGTTTGGTGATTTGCATCAAGTCGGTTTCAGCGCGAGTAAGATGGCGCTGGTGGGCATGGTAAATTGCTTATCGATAGAAGGAGAAATTCATAATATTCGCGTCAATAGTTTATGCCCACAGGCCGTCACAGCGATGACAGCCAAACATTTAGCAAGTGCGATTCAGCCGTTATTTTCCTTTGAGTCATTAACCGCCACAACGGCTTTTTTGGTGAGTGAACAGGCGCCCAATGGTCAACACTTGCTCGCAGGTGCGGGCAGCGTCAGCCATGGCATGTTTGTCGAGTTTCAGCCGATGTATTTTAATGAGGGGCTTTTTACGCCTGATAATCTCGCGCAGCAGTGGCCCCAGCTATACCAATCCTTTCCAGTTACTTTGCACTCCAGTGGTGAGGATAAAGTCTTGTCTTGGTCTCAGTTAAGCGCGCTAGAACACCATATTAAAATTGATTGA
- the tesB gene encoding acyl-CoA thioesterase II encodes MSQVLDDLLSLLSLEQIEIGLFRGQSQDLGFGHVFGGQVMGQALSAAKQTVPVERKVHSLHSYFLRAGDEKLPIVYEVENMRDGGSFSARRVSAIQKGRPIFHMTCSFQEPEEGFSHQAMMPQVPGPEGLLNQQELALTMRDKVPPSILEKFMADAPIEMRLVNPLHPFAPKETEPYRHVWMRANGPMPNDAHIHEYLLAYASDFNFLVTAAQPHGVSFLSPGVRMATIDHAMWFHRPINMGEWLLYSIDSPNASGGRGYVRGQFFNQQGELVASSTQEGLIRMVKGR; translated from the coding sequence ATGAGTCAGGTATTAGACGATCTTTTATCATTACTTTCCCTTGAGCAAATTGAAATCGGCCTCTTTCGTGGTCAGAGCCAAGATCTGGGATTTGGGCATGTGTTTGGTGGTCAAGTGATGGGGCAAGCGCTCAGCGCCGCTAAACAAACCGTCCCCGTTGAGCGTAAGGTCCACTCATTACACTCCTACTTTTTACGTGCAGGTGACGAGAAGTTACCGATTGTGTATGAAGTCGAAAATATGCGGGATGGCGGCAGTTTTAGTGCCCGCCGCGTGAGTGCAATTCAAAAAGGTCGACCGATTTTCCACATGACCTGTTCCTTCCAAGAACCGGAAGAAGGATTTAGTCATCAAGCGATGATGCCGCAAGTACCTGGACCTGAAGGTTTATTGAATCAGCAGGAATTAGCGCTAACGATGCGGGATAAAGTGCCGCCGAGCATACTCGAAAAGTTTATGGCCGATGCGCCCATTGAGATGCGACTGGTTAATCCATTACATCCCTTTGCGCCTAAAGAAACTGAGCCGTACCGTCATGTGTGGATGAGGGCCAATGGTCCCATGCCAAATGACGCCCATATTCATGAATATTTACTCGCCTATGCCTCGGACTTTAACTTTCTCGTGACAGCGGCTCAGCCCCACGGCGTGTCGTTTTTAAGTCCTGGAGTGCGCATGGCGACGATAGATCATGCTATGTGGTTCCATCGCCCGATTAATATGGGAGAGTGGTTGCTTTACAGTATTGATAGCCCCAATGCCAGCGGTGGCAGAGGTTACGTCAGAGGGCAGTTTTTCAATCAACAAGGTGAATTAGTGGCTTCTTCTACCCAAGAAGGCCTGATCCGCATGGTAAAAGGACGTTAA
- a CDS encoding YbaY family lipoprotein: MYLKIKSFVLFSLMAILLNGCVTVKPEPPIIINGAAGYLEKIPLPQGCQITIAIIDLNTPGIIVAQKTFNIARAPVPFKFTLPAKSIDKSIQYGVVAMIKFQDQVIFQTYDRFPVVNNDKFTTEVLMKAVMAN, from the coding sequence ATGTATCTGAAAATAAAGTCGTTTGTATTGTTCTCGCTCATGGCAATTCTGCTCAATGGCTGCGTGACGGTGAAACCTGAACCCCCGATTATCATCAATGGCGCAGCGGGTTATTTAGAGAAAATTCCCTTGCCTCAAGGTTGCCAAATCACCATTGCAATCATTGATTTGAATACCCCGGGTATTATCGTCGCACAGAAAACCTTTAATATCGCCAGAGCGCCAGTGCCGTTTAAATTTACGCTGCCTGCAAAATCGATCGATAAGAGTATCCAATATGGCGTAGTGGCGATGATCAAGTTTCAAGACCAAGTGATCTTCCAAACCTATGACAGGTTCCCTGTCGTCAATAATGATAAGTTCACGACAGAAGTGTTGATGAAGGCGGTCATGGCGAATTAA